One region of Acidovorax sp. T1 genomic DNA includes:
- a CDS encoding flagellar hook assembly protein FlgD has product MITSTTSATSATSGSSALGTTATPTDAATDPAAAQDRFLKLLVAQLNNQDPMNPMDNAQMTSQIAQINTVTGIQQLNDTVAGLVNQFSAQQMLQGSAMVGRQVLAQGDTLSVDSESGQATGAFDLAGSAASVKIQVLDAAGKEVGTVDMGALPAGRFNFAWDASAYQGDSAPRFKVLAANGETNVASTALMMDKVTAVSMDSGSLQLQLSRGGTTTQAGIKAIL; this is encoded by the coding sequence ATGATCACCAGCACCACCTCCGCCACCTCCGCCACGTCGGGCTCTTCGGCCTTGGGCACCACGGCGACCCCCACCGACGCCGCAACCGACCCCGCAGCCGCCCAGGATCGGTTTCTGAAACTTCTGGTGGCCCAGCTCAACAACCAGGACCCCATGAACCCGATGGACAACGCGCAGATGACTTCGCAAATTGCGCAGATCAACACGGTGACCGGCATCCAGCAGCTCAACGACACCGTCGCCGGACTGGTCAACCAGTTTTCGGCCCAGCAGATGCTCCAGGGCAGCGCCATGGTGGGTCGCCAGGTGCTGGCACAAGGCGACACCCTGTCCGTGGACAGCGAGAGCGGCCAGGCCACCGGCGCCTTCGACCTCGCCGGATCAGCCGCCAGCGTGAAGATCCAGGTGCTCGACGCCGCCGGCAAAGAGGTGGGCACGGTCGACATGGGCGCACTGCCCGCGGGCCGCTTCAACTTTGCCTGGGACGCATCCGCCTACCAGGGCGACAGTGCACCGCGCTTCAAGGTGCTGGCAGCCAATGGCGAGACCAACGTGGCATCCACAGCATTGATGATGGACAAGGTCACTGCCGTGAGCATGGACAGCGGCAGCCTGCAACTGCAGCTGTCGCGCGGCGGCACGACCACCCAGGCAGGCATCAAAGCCATTCTGTAA
- the flhF gene encoding flagellar biosynthesis protein FlhF, with amino-acid sequence MNIQRFHAPTSREALAKARMAFGEGTLILSNRPTANGVEVVATAEDTLSDLDSGSAASGMQTHLTPAAQRAARPAPAARNPVEEDTEQLAMSTLSFQDYVRERMLRRRHEALNGPAETPTLTDRSRDPTSDRERMPAPQAPMQVARHNPLRAAPMERPAEPAPRRRPEPPMAQAAAPASSAGQQSLMNELQAMKELIEDRFNTLSWLGQAKQNPIQSNLMLKLIRAGYSPALSRAILERMPEELSAAESVRWLMEVLERNLKTDMHAPPLYEEGGIFALVGSTGVGKTTTTAKLAAHCARIHGPASVGLITLDTYRVGAHEQLRTYGRMLGIVAHLAHDRAALQDLLGLLSGKKMVLIDTTGVAPRDPRKRDMLDVLDLPNVNRLLVLNAGCHGDTLDDVLTAFKTSGSQQAILSKVDEAVKLGPALDALIRHQMVLRGITNGQRVPEDWDTADAHQLISTSMRAPTKSAFDPKATDLNFFFSHSPDTMTERGLVDA; translated from the coding sequence ATGAACATCCAACGCTTTCACGCTCCCACGTCACGGGAGGCCCTGGCCAAAGCGCGCATGGCGTTTGGCGAAGGCACGCTCATCCTGTCCAACCGCCCCACGGCCAATGGTGTGGAGGTGGTGGCCACCGCCGAAGACACCCTGTCGGACCTGGACAGCGGCAGCGCCGCCTCGGGCATGCAGACGCATCTGACTCCCGCCGCGCAACGCGCCGCCCGCCCGGCACCCGCCGCGCGCAACCCGGTGGAAGAAGACACGGAACAGCTGGCGATGAGCACACTTTCTTTTCAGGACTATGTGCGCGAGCGCATGCTGCGGCGCCGCCATGAGGCGCTGAATGGCCCAGCCGAAACGCCCACGCTCACGGATCGCAGCCGCGACCCCACTTCCGATCGCGAGCGCATGCCCGCCCCGCAGGCGCCGATGCAGGTGGCCCGCCACAACCCGCTGCGTGCGGCGCCCATGGAGCGCCCCGCAGAGCCCGCGCCCCGTCGCCGCCCGGAGCCCCCGATGGCCCAGGCAGCCGCACCCGCATCCTCGGCAGGCCAGCAAAGCCTGATGAACGAGCTGCAGGCCATGAAAGAGCTGATTGAAGACCGGTTCAACACGCTCTCGTGGCTGGGCCAGGCCAAACAAAACCCGATCCAGTCCAATCTGATGCTCAAACTGATCCGCGCCGGCTATTCGCCTGCCCTGTCGCGTGCCATCCTGGAGCGCATGCCCGAAGAGCTGTCGGCGGCCGAATCGGTGCGCTGGCTCATGGAGGTGCTGGAGCGCAACCTCAAGACCGACATGCACGCGCCGCCGCTGTATGAAGAAGGCGGCATCTTTGCGCTGGTGGGCTCGACCGGTGTGGGCAAGACAACCACCACGGCCAAGCTGGCCGCCCATTGCGCACGCATCCACGGACCTGCCAGTGTGGGCCTTATCACGCTGGACACCTACCGCGTGGGCGCCCATGAGCAACTGCGCACCTACGGGCGCATGCTGGGCATCGTGGCCCACCTGGCCCACGACCGCGCCGCGCTGCAAGACCTGCTCGGGCTGCTGAGCGGCAAGAAGATGGTGCTGATCGACACCACGGGCGTGGCGCCGCGCGATCCGCGCAAGCGCGACATGCTGGACGTGCTGGACCTGCCCAACGTCAATCGCCTGCTGGTGCTGAACGCCGGCTGCCACGGCGACACGCTCGACGATGTGCTCACCGCCTTCAAGACCAGCGGATCGCAGCAGGCCATCCTTTCCAAGGTGGACGAAGCCGTCAAGCTGGGCCCCGCGCTGGATGCGCTGATCCGCCACCAGATGGTGCTGCGCGGCATCACCAATGGCCAGCGCGTTCCCGAAGACTGGGATACCGCCGATGCGCACCAGCTCATCAGCACATCGATGCGCGCGCCGACAAAGTCAGCGTTCGACCCCAAGGCGACCGACCTGAACTTCTTTTTCTCACACTCGCCCGACACCATGACCGAACGGGGGCTTGTGGATGCTTGA
- the flgC gene encoding flagellar basal body rod protein FlgC: MSMFSIFNVSGSAISAQSQRLNVVASNLANVDAVAGPDGQAYKARQVVFQTTPMGADSSAGVRVSAINETTTPGRRIHDPGHPSADAQGYVTHSNVNAVEEMVNMISASRSYQNNVEVMNTAKSLLLKTLQMGQ; the protein is encoded by the coding sequence ATGTCCATGTTCTCCATCTTCAATGTGTCGGGCAGCGCCATCAGCGCGCAGTCGCAGCGCCTCAACGTCGTGGCCAGCAACCTGGCCAACGTGGATGCCGTGGCGGGGCCGGACGGCCAGGCCTACAAGGCGCGCCAGGTGGTTTTCCAGACCACGCCCATGGGTGCAGACAGCTCTGCCGGGGTGCGCGTGAGCGCCATCAACGAAACCACCACGCCGGGGCGGCGCATCCACGACCCGGGCCACCCGTCCGCCGATGCGCAGGGTTACGTGACCCATTCCAACGTCAACGCCGTGGAGGAAATGGTGAACATGATTTCCGCCTCGCGCTCTTACCAGAACAACGTCGAGGTGATGAACACGGCCAAGTCGCTACTGCTCAAGACCCTGCAGATGGGCCAGTAA
- a CDS encoding RNA polymerase sigma factor FliA: MYTAKGQLDRDALIRQHIPLVRRIAHHMIAKLPPNVEVDDLIQVGMMGLAEALSRYEATQGAQFETFATQRIRGAMLDELREGDWMSRSSRKSQKDIEHAVRRLEQKLGRSPLESEIAADMGMALAEYQSLLGKVRGTQLVYLEDMTHGNDDEDGFLDRHAADSDADPLELLRDHRLRSSLVQAIQSLPEREQHIMGMYYEHDMNLKEIAAVLGVTESRVCQLHSQSIARLRAKMRSH, from the coding sequence ATGTATACCGCCAAAGGCCAGCTCGACCGTGATGCGCTGATTCGCCAGCACATACCGCTGGTTCGACGAATCGCTCACCACATGATTGCCAAGCTGCCTCCCAATGTGGAGGTGGACGACCTAATCCAGGTGGGGATGATGGGCCTGGCGGAGGCGCTTTCGCGCTACGAGGCCACCCAAGGAGCACAGTTCGAAACCTTTGCCACCCAGCGCATCCGCGGCGCCATGCTGGACGAGCTGCGCGAGGGCGACTGGATGTCCCGCAGCTCCCGCAAAAGCCAGAAAGACATCGAGCACGCTGTACGGCGGCTGGAACAGAAACTGGGCCGCAGCCCCCTGGAGTCGGAAATTGCCGCCGACATGGGCATGGCCCTGGCCGAATACCAGAGCCTGCTCGGCAAGGTGCGCGGCACCCAGTTGGTGTATCTGGAAGACATGACCCACGGCAATGATGACGAGGATGGCTTTCTGGACCGCCACGCGGCCGACAGCGACGCCGACCCTCTCGAACTATTGCGCGACCACCGCCTTCGTTCTTCCCTGGTCCAGGCCATCCAGAGCCTGCCCGAGCGCGAACAGCACATCATGGGCATGTATTACGAGCATGACATGAACCTGAAAGAAATTGCGGCGGTGCTGGGTGTCACGGAATCACGGGTGTGCCAGCTGCACAGCCAGTCGATTGCCCGTCTTCGCGCCAAAATGCGCAGCCACTGA
- the flgE gene encoding flagellar hook protein FlgE, whose protein sequence is MAFQHALSGLNAASKNLDVIGHNIANASTTGFKSSRTEFADLVASSMGSGGGGDYGIGVEAATVAQQFSQGNVTVSGNNLDVAINGNGFFKVQQPDGSAAYTRAGNFKIDKTGDLVTTGGAQVMGFKIDPATGLSTSEAQPLSFPTGAPIEAKATAGITAVLNLDARATGNPAKVGPPAVAAVAPADRSTYGTSINVYDTQGVPVPVSIYFQKADANQWNVYDTLDTTAAPRGTITFDGNGKYVSSTPSPLTVNVDPSAVNPNNPPAPWDVTIDLSTVTQLGSEFAVADLSQDGYASGDLTSISIANNGMVMAAYSNGVTRAEAQVALANFRNPQGLLAVGGNNWVESFDSGAAVLGKPGDGNFGALRSGALEDSNVDLTAELVNMMTAQRAYQANAQTIKTQDQVMSTLVNLR, encoded by the coding sequence ATGGCTTTCCAACACGCCCTCTCGGGACTGAACGCTGCCAGCAAAAACCTGGACGTCATTGGCCACAACATTGCCAACGCCAGCACCACCGGTTTCAAATCCTCGCGCACTGAATTCGCAGACCTGGTGGCATCCTCCATGGGCTCCGGCGGCGGCGGCGACTACGGCATTGGCGTGGAAGCGGCCACCGTGGCCCAGCAGTTCTCACAGGGCAATGTCACCGTGTCGGGCAACAACCTCGATGTGGCGATCAACGGCAACGGCTTTTTCAAGGTGCAGCAGCCCGATGGCTCGGCCGCCTACACGCGCGCCGGCAACTTCAAAATAGACAAGACGGGTGATCTGGTTACCACCGGTGGTGCGCAGGTGATGGGCTTCAAGATCGATCCTGCTACGGGGCTCAGCACCTCCGAGGCGCAACCGCTAAGTTTCCCGACGGGCGCACCCATCGAGGCTAAAGCCACCGCCGGCATCACTGCGGTGCTCAACCTGGACGCACGCGCTACTGGCAACCCTGCAAAAGTAGGCCCGCCAGCCGTTGCCGCCGTCGCCCCTGCGGATCGTTCCACCTACGGCACCTCCATCAACGTGTATGACACACAAGGCGTGCCTGTGCCAGTCAGCATCTATTTTCAAAAGGCCGACGCCAACCAGTGGAATGTGTATGACACGCTCGACACCACTGCTGCCCCCCGGGGCACCATCACCTTTGACGGCAATGGCAAGTACGTCAGTTCCACACCCTCACCCCTGACGGTGAACGTCGATCCGTCCGCGGTCAACCCCAACAATCCACCCGCGCCGTGGGATGTGACCATTGATCTCTCGACCGTCACCCAGCTCGGCAGCGAATTCGCCGTGGCCGACCTCTCGCAAGACGGCTATGCCTCGGGCGACCTCACGAGCATCAGCATCGCCAACAACGGCATGGTCATGGCCGCCTACTCCAATGGCGTGACCCGTGCCGAGGCGCAGGTGGCGCTGGCCAACTTCCGCAACCCGCAGGGCCTGCTGGCCGTGGGCGGAAACAACTGGGTGGAATCGTTTGACTCCGGCGCGGCCGTGCTGGGCAAGCCGGGTGACGGCAACTTTGGCGCGCTGCGTTCGGGTGCGCTCGAAGACTCCAACGTCGACCTGACGGCCGAGCTGGTCAACATGATGACCGCCCAGCGCGCCTACCAGGCCAACGCCCAGACGATCAAGACGCAAGACCAGGTGATGTCCACCCTGGTGAACCTGCGCTGA
- the flgF gene encoding flagellar basal-body rod protein FlgF, which yields MDHIIYTSMTGANAAAHRQAVLANNLANASTQGFRAELSTFRSVPVQGEGSTTRVFALEATAGHSDKTGPAQTTGRNLDAMAVGNAWFAVQGLDGTEAYTRAGRFEVSNTGQLVTPAGLPVLSDGGAPIDIPPNATISLGTDGTVTARTGNEPPTPVGRLKLATATADNPVRRGDDGMFRAAAGDALPADPNARMQPGALEGSNVNAVESMVGMIAAARQFEQQMKLLQTAETNDKSASQLLSLNG from the coding sequence ATGGACCACATCATCTACACCTCCATGACGGGCGCCAACGCCGCCGCGCACCGGCAGGCGGTGCTGGCCAACAACCTGGCCAATGCGTCCACGCAGGGCTTTCGCGCAGAGCTGTCCACCTTCCGTTCGGTGCCCGTCCAGGGCGAAGGCTCGACGACGCGCGTGTTCGCGCTCGAAGCCACCGCCGGCCACTCGGACAAGACCGGGCCGGCCCAGACCACGGGACGCAACCTGGACGCCATGGCCGTGGGCAATGCCTGGTTTGCCGTACAAGGGCTCGATGGCACCGAGGCCTACACCCGCGCGGGCCGTTTCGAAGTCTCCAACACCGGCCAACTGGTCACACCGGCCGGTCTGCCCGTGCTGTCGGACGGCGGCGCGCCCATCGACATTCCGCCCAACGCCACCATTTCGCTGGGCACAGATGGCACGGTCACCGCCAGGACGGGCAATGAGCCCCCGACGCCGGTGGGCCGCCTCAAGCTGGCCACGGCCACGGCCGACAACCCGGTGCGGCGCGGCGATGACGGCATGTTCCGTGCCGCAGCCGGCGACGCCCTGCCCGCCGACCCCAACGCCCGCATGCAACCCGGCGCGCTGGAAGGCTCCAACGTGAACGCCGTCGAAAGCATGGTCGGCATGATCGCCGCAGCACGCCAGTTCGAACAGCAGATGAAGCTGCTGCAGACCGCCGAAACCAACGACAAGAGCGCCAGCCAGCTGCTGAGCCTCAACGGCTAA
- the flgA gene encoding flagellar basal body P-ring formation chaperone FlgA: protein MRACLPPPLRRSLLCTTLVLAGLGAALCGGPARAQAAADPAVDLAPLTQRWLDDALARNQPGGLPLRMEVSVGQLDSRLRLAPCARVEPYLPAGSRLWGRTRLGLRCVEGAAAWNVFLPVSIKAFGPAWVLNSNVASGAELTAADASEAEVDWAAEAAPVLANPDQWVGQVASRQLMAGQAVRQSMVRAPSVFRAGAQVRVVAQGPGYAVTSSGQAMSNGAVGQTVRVRMGNGRLVSGIVNDDGTINASL, encoded by the coding sequence ATGCGGGCTTGCCTGCCACCACCGCTGCGGCGCAGCTTGCTGTGCACGACCCTGGTGCTGGCGGGTTTGGGGGCAGCTCTGTGCGGCGGCCCCGCCCGGGCGCAGGCAGCGGCGGATCCGGCTGTCGATCTGGCGCCGCTCACGCAGCGCTGGCTGGACGATGCGCTGGCGCGCAACCAGCCTGGCGGCTTGCCCTTGCGCATGGAAGTCAGCGTGGGCCAGCTCGATAGCCGGCTGCGCCTGGCGCCCTGCGCCCGTGTGGAGCCCTACTTGCCGGCGGGCTCACGCCTTTGGGGGCGCACGCGCCTGGGGCTGCGCTGTGTGGAAGGGGCCGCAGCCTGGAATGTTTTTCTGCCGGTGAGCATCAAGGCCTTTGGCCCGGCCTGGGTGCTCAACAGCAATGTGGCGTCCGGAGCCGAGCTGACTGCGGCAGATGCCAGCGAAGCCGAGGTGGACTGGGCTGCTGAAGCCGCGCCCGTTCTGGCCAACCCCGACCAATGGGTCGGGCAGGTGGCGTCCCGCCAGTTGATGGCGGGGCAAGCGGTGCGCCAGTCCATGGTGCGGGCGCCCAGCGTCTTCCGAGCGGGTGCGCAGGTGCGGGTGGTGGCCCAAGGCCCGGGTTATGCGGTGACCTCATCGGGCCAGGCCATGTCGAACGGAGCCGTGGGACAGACTGTCCGCGTCCGCATGGGTAATGGGCGGTTAGTCTCAGGCATTGTGAATGATGACGGGACGATCAATGCATCTCTTTGA
- a CDS encoding MinD/ParA family ATP-binding protein: MLDVSFHQGAGLLSFTPQSELRVLAVASHGQAETGMEVLWQLCASLQRLGYPVVVLDGTAYETEASPGLHHLLSQAPWHEGASLNLGDIASSLAVIPAAQGLPELARIARATDTAPLQGLLPYFRAYGLLVLHAPASVLGPLLTHTATTPLVMMPPGAAGVLTSYQTLKQIALHAGLPCTVAAVLQENSAPERTQAAGALRTLQQCADRHLGGRVRTTTLSAHNSQDMQRLALQLLENAGTIGGTMSAMPIHNLTGLPSHGVRSH, translated from the coding sequence ATGCTTGACGTCAGCTTTCACCAGGGTGCTGGCCTGCTCAGCTTCACACCGCAGTCCGAATTGCGCGTGCTGGCCGTGGCCAGCCACGGGCAAGCGGAAACCGGCATGGAGGTGCTCTGGCAACTGTGCGCCAGTCTGCAACGCCTGGGCTACCCGGTGGTGGTGCTGGATGGCACGGCCTATGAGACAGAGGCATCTCCGGGGCTTCACCACCTGCTCAGCCAGGCGCCGTGGCACGAGGGCGCAAGCCTGAACCTGGGGGACATCGCCTCGTCCCTGGCTGTCATCCCTGCCGCCCAAGGCCTGCCCGAACTGGCGCGCATCGCCCGGGCAACCGACACCGCTCCGCTGCAAGGGTTGCTGCCCTATTTCCGCGCCTACGGGCTGCTGGTTCTTCACGCCCCGGCCAGCGTACTCGGCCCGCTGCTCACGCACACGGCCACCACGCCGCTGGTCATGATGCCGCCGGGAGCAGCAGGCGTGCTGACGAGCTACCAAACCCTCAAGCAGATCGCGCTGCATGCCGGCCTGCCTTGTACCGTGGCTGCAGTATTGCAGGAAAACAGCGCACCGGAGCGCACCCAAGCAGCGGGTGCATTGCGCACCTTGCAGCAATGCGCAGACCGCCACCTGGGGGGGCGGGTGCGCACCACCACCCTGTCCGCCCACAATAGCCAGGATATGCAGCGCCTGGCCTTGCAACTACTGGAAAACGCGGGCACCATCGGTGGAACGATGTCAGCAATGCCTATCCACAACCTGACCGGCCTGCCTTCACATGGTGTTCGGAGCCACTGA
- the flhA gene encoding flagellar biosynthesis protein FlhA: MNTSVKSLRQWAGSNAGALQGLSAPLLVVAILALMVLPIPPWLLDAFFTLNIAVALMVMMVAAYMLRPLDFAAFPSVLLLTTLMRLSLNVASTRVVLLEGHTGPGAAGAVIEAFGHFLIGGNFAVGLIVFAILVVINFVVVTKGAERIAEVSARFTLDAMPGKQMAVDADLNAGLIDEKEAKRRRAEVAEEANFFGSMDGASKFVRGDAVAGILILLINIVGGFAIGVLQHDLSAKQAADSYILLAIGDALVAQIPGLLISVAAAMVISRVGKDHDMGRQIVEQLFLSPRVLGVTAGILLLLGLIPGMPHIVFLTMGGLLAYGAWVLHERQKVPPAVETPPAPVSDGEATWDDLQPVDLLGLELGYRLITLVDKSRQGDLLTRIKGVRRKFAQEVGFLPPAVHVRDNLELKPSGYRITLRGVVVGEGEAFPGMFLAINPGGITTPLIGTPTTDPAFGLPAHWIDERQKEAAQMAGFTVVDSETVMATHLSHLMQVQAAKLLSRTETQQLVEHVAKLAPKLIEEVVPKMVSIATFQKVLQLLLEESVHIRDIRTIIETLAEHAVSISDPAELARRVRIALSPAIVQQIYGPTRELNVIAIEPGLERLLVQALGNAAGPALDPGVADILTQKAAEVALKQEEMGLPACLLVPDQIRTAISRLVRRVAPRLQVLAHSEIPETHTIRIGPILKGASA; this comes from the coding sequence ATGAACACCTCCGTAAAGTCTCTTCGGCAATGGGCGGGCAGCAACGCCGGCGCGCTGCAGGGCCTGTCGGCCCCTTTGCTGGTGGTTGCCATCCTGGCGCTGATGGTGTTGCCCATCCCGCCGTGGCTGCTCGATGCGTTCTTCACGCTCAATATCGCGGTGGCGCTGATGGTGATGATGGTGGCGGCATACATGCTGCGCCCGCTGGATTTCGCGGCCTTTCCCTCGGTGCTGCTGCTGACCACGCTGATGCGCCTGTCGCTGAACGTGGCCTCGACCCGCGTGGTGCTGCTGGAAGGCCACACCGGCCCCGGCGCGGCGGGTGCCGTGATCGAGGCGTTTGGCCACTTCCTGATTGGCGGCAACTTTGCCGTGGGCCTGATCGTGTTCGCCATTTTGGTGGTGATCAACTTCGTGGTGGTGACCAAGGGCGCCGAGCGCATTGCCGAGGTGTCGGCCCGCTTCACGCTGGATGCCATGCCCGGCAAGCAGATGGCGGTGGATGCCGACCTGAACGCCGGCCTGATCGACGAAAAGGAAGCCAAGCGTCGCCGCGCCGAAGTGGCCGAGGAAGCCAACTTTTTCGGCTCGATGGACGGCGCCTCCAAGTTTGTGCGCGGCGATGCCGTGGCCGGCATCCTGATTTTGCTGATCAATATCGTGGGCGGTTTTGCCATTGGCGTGCTGCAGCACGACCTGTCGGCCAAGCAGGCCGCCGACAGCTACATTTTGCTGGCCATTGGTGATGCACTGGTGGCCCAGATTCCTGGCCTGCTGATTTCGGTGGCGGCCGCCATGGTGATCTCGCGCGTGGGCAAAGACCATGACATGGGCCGCCAGATCGTGGAGCAACTGTTCCTGTCGCCGCGCGTGCTGGGCGTGACCGCCGGCATCCTGCTGCTGCTGGGGCTGATTCCCGGCATGCCGCACATCGTGTTCCTGACCATGGGCGGGCTGCTGGCCTATGGCGCGTGGGTGCTGCACGAGCGCCAGAAGGTGCCACCAGCCGTCGAGACCCCGCCCGCCCCCGTGAGCGACGGCGAAGCCACCTGGGACGACCTGCAGCCGGTGGACCTGCTGGGGCTGGAGCTGGGCTACCGGCTGATCACGCTGGTGGACAAAAGCCGCCAGGGCGACCTGCTGACCCGCATCAAGGGCGTGCGCCGCAAGTTTGCGCAAGAGGTGGGCTTTCTGCCGCCCGCCGTGCATGTGCGCGACAACCTGGAGCTCAAGCCCAGCGGTTACCGCATCACGCTGCGTGGCGTGGTGGTGGGCGAAGGCGAGGCGTTCCCCGGCATGTTTTTGGCCATCAACCCCGGCGGCATCACCACGCCGCTGATCGGCACCCCCACCACCGACCCCGCTTTCGGGCTGCCCGCGCACTGGATCGACGAACGCCAGAAGGAAGCGGCACAAATGGCGGGTTTTACCGTGGTTGATTCAGAAACCGTGATGGCCACCCATTTGTCACACTTGATGCAAGTGCAAGCCGCCAAATTGCTCAGCCGGACAGAGACCCAGCAGCTGGTGGAGCATGTGGCCAAGCTGGCCCCCAAGCTCATCGAAGAAGTGGTCCCGAAAATGGTTTCTATCGCAACGTTCCAGAAAGTCCTGCAGCTGCTGCTGGAAGAATCTGTGCACATTCGCGATATCCGCACCATCATCGAGACGCTGGCCGAGCACGCCGTCAGCATTTCGGACCCGGCAGAACTGGCGCGGCGGGTGCGCATTGCGCTGTCGCCCGCCATCGTGCAGCAAATCTACGGCCCGACGCGCGAACTCAACGTCATCGCCATCGAACCCGGGCTGGAGCGCCTGTTGGTGCAGGCCCTGGGCAATGCCGCCGGCCCTGCCCTGGACCCCGGCGTGGCAGACATCCTGACGCAAAAAGCGGCCGAAGTGGCGCTCAAGCAGGAAGAGATGGGCTTGCCCGCCTGCCTGCTGGTGCCCGACCAGATTCGCACCGCCATTTCCCGGCTGGTGCGCCGCGTAGCGCCGCGCCTGCAGGTGCTGGCGCACAGTGAAATTCCCGAGACCCACACCATCCGTATTGGGCCCATCCTCAAAGGTGCATCCGCATGA
- the flgM gene encoding flagellar biosynthesis anti-sigma factor FlgM, with amino-acid sequence MKIGQKPELPGALAQTGLSKQAKAPAVAEESAKSAVSASAAGVPVTVSTSARTLAQTARSVGDFDAGRVKAVKAAIDQGTFTVDAEAIADKMLSNAQEIFSRSRG; translated from the coding sequence ATGAAAATTGGTCAAAAACCGGAACTCCCGGGCGCACTAGCGCAGACAGGGCTGTCCAAACAAGCAAAAGCCCCAGCCGTGGCAGAAGAGTCGGCAAAAAGCGCGGTTTCCGCGTCGGCCGCTGGCGTGCCTGTAACGGTTTCCACGAGCGCTCGAACCCTTGCACAAACTGCGCGAAGCGTGGGAGATTTTGACGCGGGCCGGGTCAAGGCTGTGAAAGCTGCCATCGATCAAGGCACCTTCACCGTGGATGCCGAGGCCATTGCCGACAAAATGCTGTCCAACGCCCAGGAAATTTTCTCCCGCTCCCGCGGCTAA
- the flgB gene encoding flagellar basal body rod protein FlgB: MLDKMTDRLDFHGNALLLRAERQRAIASNIANADTPGYVARDVNFAQAMREATGSSTGTGAARLASGGAGAAGATDPRHIPLPASTTGIGSQSTLGYALQTQPSLDNNTVDLDRERANFVDNAVRYEATLRFINGQSKTMLSAIQGQ, translated from the coding sequence ATGCTTGACAAGATGACCGACCGGCTGGACTTTCACGGCAACGCACTGTTGCTGCGTGCCGAGCGCCAGCGCGCCATCGCCAGCAACATTGCCAACGCCGACACACCCGGGTACGTGGCCCGCGACGTCAACTTTGCCCAGGCCATGCGCGAGGCCACCGGTTCTTCCACCGGCACGGGCGCAGCCCGGCTGGCCAGTGGTGGCGCCGGCGCTGCGGGCGCCACCGACCCACGCCACATTCCGCTGCCCGCATCAACCACCGGCATCGGCTCGCAAAGCACGCTGGGGTACGCGCTGCAAACCCAGCCCAGCCTGGACAACAACACTGTGGACCTCGACCGCGAGCGCGCCAACTTCGTGGACAACGCCGTGCGTTACGAGGCCACGCTGCGCTTCATCAACGGGCAGTCCAAGACCATGCTCAGCGCCATCCAGGGGCAATAA